From a single Falco rusticolus isolate bFalRus1 chromosome 17, bFalRus1.pri, whole genome shotgun sequence genomic region:
- the IGFN1 gene encoding immunoglobulin-like and fibronectin type III domain-containing protein 1 isoform X1: MTSHQAVRSFKKSSIPGVVITQFVDDIPKGCSTPDFERKPVTLTLQEGKNAIFRAVVKGVPTPDVKWTRMRGGMDDPAKYETFFNNITNEFILQINQLTTDDSDLYRCCAVNEYGEAACSAGLRIIQVGFKRKAKYVPVHPADELKKMLQDFRKLLRKRAPAPKPKPLDKEAVWQLLLHADRRDYEKICMKYGIVDFRGMLRKLQELRKDAESEQGELIHSIKNFGHIKVNKEGKAMFTLEMDLKNSNSKVYLLKDGERVRYGTEDEYRKYCLRRIGKRYNFIVNDVQPEDAGMYQVRVEDVPVFSTELDAESIPVRFERPLSDVRCPEEQDAVFECNLRTPCYDAVWLHKTHLLEASEKHQISVTPDGLTHQLIIKNVVPSDNGMYTLDTGLCSSNAWLVVEYAKGKRRQHEGDEREKSEWLKETLPDKDRAKKLRRREYVGDEDNLMDTGTEEDGLYRNGQGHSIDMDRNRRFLGKDELHGAHGNGRMGFGQFSGAGLDGDSVASDGSVFGLKGLGGKSGLRPFHGKDSVTDRADTGDELGEVGERHSVGGRDDGTLGAVNIGMGDRGVGSQRDKDGRLGDASYKAGFGSVGRLGATDGSSVLGRLDHDSAGGGDGKGDRFSRTSLGTGARKNVADTETAGGMRTSYGKDGLPTAADMNGASMNRGQTGTPYGKDGPTLNASGHLGQAGRSGLLYGPGGLPAGDRAISGAGGSTTGEMEALYDPDGHPFGARLGDAGVADARGIGSPYGKDGFPAGKAIVGAGVDGADIYRTSYGKDGLPGGTGIGGAGITGAGGVGYPYGKDGLPAGAGVGGAAGVGSPYGKDGLPAGAGAGVGSPYGKGGLPAGAGAGAMGVGYPYGKDDLPAGAVVGSAGGFASPYGKDGLPAGAGIGVAGAAGVGSPYGKDGLPAGAGVGGAGVGGVGYPYGKDGLPAGAGVGGVGSPYGKDGLPAGAGAGAAGAGGVGSPYGMDGFTAGAGVGAGAGAGGVGSPYGKDGLPAGAGVGAGAGAMGVGYPYGKDGLPAGADVGSAGGFASPYGKDGLPAGAGTGIAGAAGVGSPYGKDGLPAGAAGLGSPYGKDGLPAGADVGGAGGFASPCGKDGLPAGAGIGAAGAGGVGSPYGKDGLPAGAGIGVAGAGGVGSPYGKDGLPAGAGIGVAGAGGVGSPYGKDGLPAGAGIGVAGAGGVGSPYGKDGLPAGAGAGAAGAGGVGSPYGKDGFTAGAGVGAGASAGGVGSPYGTDGLPAGAGAGVGSPYGKGGLPAGAGVGAGAGAMGVGYPYGKDGLPAGADVGGAGGFASPYGKDGLPAGAGVGAAGAGGFASPYGKDGLPAGAGIGVAGAGGVGSPYGKDGLPAGAGIGVAGAAGIGSPYGKDGLPAGAGIGVAGAGGVGSPYGKDGLPAGVGVGAGGVGSPYGKDGLPAGAGVGGAGVGGIGSLYGKDGLPAGAGFGAGGVGSPCGKDGLPAGAGVAGAGVEGVGSPYGKDGLPAGAGAGVAGAAGIGSPYGKDGLPAGAAGLGSPYGKDGLPAGAGVGAGGVGSPYGKDGLPAGAGVGGAGVGGAGSPYGKDGLPAGAGVGAGGVGSPYGKDGLPVGAGVGVAGAAGVGSLYGKDGLPAGAGAGAAGAGGVGSPYGMDGFTAGVGAGAGAGGVGSPYGTDGLPAGAGAGVGSPYGKGGLPAGAGVGAGAGAMGVGYPYGKDGLPAGADVGSAGGFVSPYGKDGLPAGAGVAGAGGVVYPYGKDGIPAGAGAGVAGAAGIGSPYGKDGLPAGAGVGAAGAGGVGSPYGKDGVPAGAGIGVAHAGAVGSPYGKGGFPAGSYGDAGLAGAGEFVSSYGKDGLPGRMGTGFGTGASDFGGFGSPYGKDGLPGGHEAGAGVSGARGVGSFYGKDGLPTGTVGGAARVPFGGEESVGSYRGKDSMLSRGQGYMGGSGGDSFSSEGGGVAGSAIRGAGSPYGKDTGSAGARAGMGGGGRLGGDERGLHSVRGKEDAVGRGGEYRHGSHPGKSSMGGEPGKGTASDFRGSGNKGSSDDRGSHSGQVDAKGQDRDLGQVDSLYGKNSAFGGTGSKSRNRSADGRNSGGFGQGSVDYGQMSDLYGGPPSVNLREQEPSLDIKANDFLSTESMEKRRRYCLDDLKAPRCFINKQLFDVRVLKGEPAELSCTVSKDEVTGTWFKDGLKLKNMDGIFFEKKGLVHKLIINKVEDIHAGKYRFEGGDIKTEASVFVEDPPQVDKVLLKNLTSVPTVAKAGQQVKIKIPFEGRLPVRTTWLKDRMELADDTRIRVDKTETFTMLSISSSERKDCGDYKVRLKNDSGVLEINLKLVVIDKPQPPAGPIKVVESSANDITIQWKPPKDDGGKPVQSYIVESQQVGKNDWVTLGEVPRSCTTFTTNKVEQDMSYYFRVRAVNAEGTSDALESDEVKAVSKASPGAPDPPEIVSASKDTITISWKAPRKTGSSQIVGYIIQKRKKGTVTWLPVNNVPIADKKLKMTSLKKGLQYEFRVAAVNAAGIGDASEPSQPVFARDSTKPPGPVQDLKVSSSNSTSVTLTWKRPEAKDGMDVKGYEVEMRSSNNLSWTKCNTLPIEVATYTVKGLQAKEIYFLRVRAINDSGSGEATEVEACIEAAPAVVSPRILIDDKVKSSLVIKAGNTIRVDIPFEASPDPVVTWLKDGLPLPNRATINTKDGTTQLLIGAAEFTDSGIYTVELQNGLGKRETFSFQVRVTDTPQSPGPIQLQENVPNTVTVTWEPSPSEKWESDLYYTVLKRESQKGLWHVVGDLIYTNKFTFTKLIPGRDYYFRVVAKNNLGASGPSETLKPWRIQKPKAECHVKPQKYRGVNQNQPPRFLVPLKPHVVTTGSECRMSCAVGGHPSPKITWYKDSRDLSNDPAYFCTNDFGVCSLVILGVTKCDEGQYMVEATNESGHAFSKAFLTIKDSTL, translated from the exons ATGACAAGCCATCAGGCAG TAAGATCCTTCAAGAAATCTTCCATCCCAGGAGTTGTTATAACCCAGTTTGTGGATGATATTCCAAAAGGATGCAGCACACCTGACTTTGAGCGGAAACCCGTCACTCTGACATTGCAGGAAG gtaaaaatgccattttcagaGCTGTCGTCAAAGGTGTCCCAACCCCTGACGTGAAATGGACACGTATGCGAGGAGGAATGGATGATCCTGCCAAATACGAAACATTCTTCAATAACATTACAAATGAATTCATTCTGCAG ATAAACCAACTGACTACAGATGACAGTGATTTGTATCGTTGCTGTGCTGTGAATGAATATGGGGAAGCTGCATGCTCTGCCGGCCTCAGGATCATACAAG TTGGCTTTAAGAGGAAAGCGAAATACGTTCCTGTTCATCCTGCTGATG AGTTAAAGAAGATGCTTCAGGACTTCAGGAAGCTGCTGAGGAAGCG GGCCCcagcaccaaaaccaaaacccttgGACAAAGAAGCAGTCTGGCAACTGTTGCTGCATGCAGATAGGAGAGATTATGAAAAAATCTGTATGAAATACGGAATTGTTGACTTCCGTGGGATGCTGAgaaagctgcaggagctgaggaagGACGCGGAGAGTGAACAAGGAGAG CTAATACACAGTATCAAAAACTTTGGACACATCAAGGTCAACAAGGAGGGAAAAGCTATGTTCACTCTGGAGATGGACCTGAAAAATAGTAATAGCAAAGTTTATCTGCTGAAG GATGGTGAGAGGGTCAGATATGGAACGGAGGATGAATACAGAAAGTACTGCCtgaggagaattggaaaaaggtatAATTTCATTGTCAACGATGTACAGCCAGAAGATGCAGGCATGTACCAAGTCAGAGTGGAGGACGTACCTGTTTTCTCAACTGAACTGGATGCTGAAT CCATCCCTGTGAGATTTGAGCGGCCACTCAGTGATGTGCGCTGTCCTGAGGAACAAGATGCCGTCTTTGAATGTAACCTACGCACACCCTGCTACGACGCTGTGTGGCTACACAAAACCCACCTCCTCGAAGCAAGTGAGAAGCACCAGATCTCCGTAACACCTGACGGTCTGACCCACCAGCTGATTATCAAAAACGTTGTGCCCTCTGACAATGGCATGTACACGCTCGACACCGGACTCTGCTCCTCAAATGCCTGGCTTGTTGTAGAGT ATgccaaaggaaagagaagacagCATGAAGGAGATGAAAGAGAGAAATCTGAGTGGCTGAAAGAAACATTACCAGATAAAGACAGGGCTAAGAAACTTCGACGCAGAGAATATGTTGGTGATGAAGATAATCTTATGGACACTGGCACGGAAGAAGATGGCTTGTACAGAAATGGTCAAGGCCATTCCATTGATATGGATAGAAACCGTAGATTTTTGGGAAAAGATGAGCTACATGGAGCCCATGGAAATGGAAGGATGGGATTTGGGCAGTTTTCTGGAGCAGGCCTAGATGGAGACTCAGTGGCAAGTGATGGTAGTGTCTTTGGATTAAAAGGCTTAGGAGGCAAAAGTGGGCTAAGGCCTTTCCATGGCAAGGATTCTGTGACAGACAGAGCAGACACTGGTGATGAATTAGGAGAAGTGGGTGAACGGCATTCTGTGGGTGGCAGAGATGATGGTACGCTGGGTGCTGTTAACATTGGCATGGGTGATAGAGGTGTGGGCTCTCAGCGTGACAAGGATGGTAGATTAGGTGATGCTAGTTACAAAGCTGGCTTTGGGAGTGTTGGGAGATTAGGTGCTACTGATGGAAGTTCTGTGTTAGGCAGACTCGATCATGattcagctggaggaggagatggTAAAGGTGATCGGTTCAGTCGGACTAGTCTGGGGACTGGAGCTAGAAAAAATGTTGCAGATACTGAGACTGCAGGAGGAATGAGGACCTCCTATGGCAAGGATGGTCTGCCAACTGCAGCCGATATGAATGGTGCAAGCATGAACAGAGGACAAACAGGGACTCCCTATGGCAAGGATGGCCCGACACTTAATGCTAGCGGTCATTTAGGTCAGGCAGGAAGGTCAGGCTTGCTATATGGCCCAGGCGGTCTTCCAGCTGGAGACAGGGCTATATCTGGTGCAGGTGGCAGTACCACAGGAGAAATGGAGGCATTGTACGATCCAGATGGTCATCCATTTGGAGCACGTCTTGGTGATGCTGGTGTAGCTGATGCACGTGGAATTGGGTCTCCCTATGGAAAGGATGGTTTCCCAGCTGGCAAAGCCATTGTTGGTGCCGGTGTAGATGGTGCAGACATATATAGGACTTCTTATGGAAAGGATGGTCTCCCAGGTGGCACAGGCATTGGTGGTGCTGGTATAACTGGTGCTGGGGGAGTTGGGTATCCCTATGGAAAGGATGGTCTTCCAGCTGGTGCAGGTGTTGGTGGTGCAGCGGGAGTTGGGTCTCCCTATGGCAAGGATGGtctcccagctggtgcaggtgcTGGTGTTGGTTCTCCCTATGGGAAGGGTGGtctcccagctggtgcag GTGCTGGTGCAATGGGAGTTGGGTATCCATATGGCAAGGATGATCTTCCAGCTGGTGCTGTTGTAGGTAGTGCAGGGGGATTTGCATCTCCCTATGGAAAGGATGGtctcccagctggtgcaggtATTGGTGTAGCTGGTGCAGCAGGAGTTGGGTCACCATATGGAAAGGATGGtctcccagctggtgcag gtgtTGGCGGTGCTGGTGTAGGGGGAGTTGGGTATCCATATGGAAAGGATGGTCTTCCAGCAGGTGCTGGTGTAGGGGGAGTTGGTTCTCCCTATGGAAAGGATGGtctcccagctggtgcaggtgcaggtgcagctggtgcagggggaGTTGGATCTCCGTATGGAATGGATGGATTTACAGCTGGTGCTGGTGTTGGtgcaggtgctggtgcagggggagTTGGGTCTCCCTACGGAAAGGATGGtctcccagctggtgcaggtgtTGGTGCAGGTGCTGGTGCAATGGGAGTTGGGTATCCCTATGGCAAGGATGGTCTTCCAGCTGGTGCTGATGTAGGTAGTGCAGGGGGATTTGCGTCTCCCTATGGAAAGGATGGtctcccagctggtgcaggtACTGGTATAGCTGGTGCAGCGGGAGTTGGGTCACCATATGGAAAGGATGGtctcccagctggtgcag CGGGTCTTGGGTCACCATATGGAAAGGATGGTCTCCCAGCTGGTGCTGATGTAGGTGGTGCAGGGGGATTTGCGTCTCCGTGTGGAAAGGATGGtctcccagctggtgcaggtattggtgcagctggtgcagggggtGTTGGGTCTCCCTATGGGAAGGATGGtctcccagctggtgcaggtATTGGtgtagctggtgcagggggagTTGGGTCACCATATGGAAAGGATGGtctcccagctggtgcaggtATTGGtgtagctggtgcagggggtGTTGGGTCTCCCTATGGGAAGGATGGtctcccagctggtgcaggtATTGGtgtagctggtgcagggggtGTTGGGTCTCCCTATGGGAAGGATGGtctcccagctggtgcaggtgctggtgcagctggtgcagggggaGTTGGATCTCCATATGGAAAGGATGGATTTACAGCTGGTGCTGGTGTTGGTGCAGGTGCTAGTGCAGGGGGAGTTGGGTCTCCCTACGGAACGGATGGtctcccagctggtgcaggtgcTGGTGTTGGTTCTCCCTATGGGAAGGGTGGtctcccagctggtgcaggtgtTGGTGCAGGTGCTGGTGCAATGGGAGTTGGGTATCCCTATGGCAAGGATGGTCTTCCAGCTGGTGCTGATGTAGGTGGTGCAGGGGGATTTGCGTCTCCCTATGGAAAGGATGGtctcccagctggtgcaggtgttggtgcagctggtgcagggggaTTTGCGTCTCCCTATGGAAAGGATGGtctcccagctggtgcaggtATTGGtgtagctggtgcagggggagTTGGTTCTCCCTATGGAAAGGATGGtctcccagctggtgcaggtATTGGTGTAGCTGGTGCAGCGGGTATTGGGTCACCATATGGAAAGGATGGtctcccagctggtgcaggtATTGGtgtagctggtgcagggggagTTGGTTCTCCCTATGGAAAGGATGGTCTCCCAGCTGGAGTAGGTGTTGGTGCAGGGGGAGTGGGGTCTCCCTATGGAAAGGATGGTCTTCCAGCAGGTGCTGGTGTTGGCGGTGCTGGTGTAGGAGGAATTGGTTCTCTCTATGGAAAGGATGGtctcccagctggtgcaggttTTGGAGCAGGGGGAGTGGGGTCTCCCTGTGGAAAGGATGGTCTTCCAGCCGGTGCTGGTGTTGCCGGTGCTGGTGTAGAGGGAGTTGGTTCTCCCTATGGAAAGGATGGtctcccagctggtgcaggtgcTGGTGTAGCTGGTGCAGCGGGTATTGGGTCACCATATGGAAAGGATGGTCTCCCAGCTGGTGCAGCGGGACTTGGGTCTCCCTATGGAAAGGATGGtctcccagctggagcaggtgtTGGCGCAGGGGGAGTTGGGTCTCCCTATGGAAAGGATGGTCTTCCAGCAGGTGCTGGTGTTGGCGGTGCTGGTGTAGGGGGAGCTGGGTCTCCCTATGGAAAGGATGGtctcccagctggagcaggtgtTGGAGCAGGGGGAGTTGGGTCTCCCTATGGAAAGGATGGCCTCCCAGTTGGTGCAGGTGTTGGTGTAGCTGGTGCAGCGGGAGTTGGGTCACTATATGGAAAGGATGGTCTCCCAGCAGGtgcaggtgctggtgcagctggtgcagggggaGTTGGATCTCCATATGGAATGGATGGATTTACAGCTGGTGTTGGtgcaggtgctggtgcagggggagTTGGGTCTCCCTACGGAACGGATGGtctcccagctggtgcaggtgcTGGTGTTGGTTCTCCCTATGGGAAGGGTGGtctcccagctggtgcaggtgtTGGTGCAGGTGCTGGTGCAATGGGAGTTGGGTATCCCTATGGCAAGGATGGTCTTCCAGCTGGTGCTGATGTAGGTAGTGCAGGGGGATTTGTGTCTCCGTATGGAAAGGATGGTCTTCCAGCAGGTGCTGGtgtagctggtgcagggggagTTGTGTATCCATATGGAAAGGATGGTatcccagctggtgcaggtgcTGGTGTAGCTGGTGCAGCGGGTATTGGGTCACCATATGGAAAGGATGGtctcccagctggtgcaggtgttggtgcagctggtgcagggggaGTTGGTTCTCCCTATGGAAAGGATGGTgtcccagctggtgcaggtATTGGTGTAGCTCACGCAGGGGCAGTTGGTTCTCCTTATGGAAAGGGTGGTTTCCCAGCTGGGAGTTATGGTGATGCTGGCTTAGCTGGTGCAGgtgaatttgtttcttcttatgGAAAAGATGGTCTTCCAGGTCGAATGGGAACCGGATTTGGTACTGGTGCATCtgattttggtggttttggatCTCCATATGGAAAGGATGGTCTCCCAGGTGGGCATGAGGCTGGTGCTGGTGTATCTGGTGCAAGGGGTGTTGGTTCTTTCTACGGCAAGGATGGTCTCCCAACTGGGACTGTGGGAGGAGCTGCTCGTGTTCCGTTTGGAGGTGAAGAATCAGTGGGATCTTATCGTGGCAAGGATAGTATGCTGAGTAGAGGTCAGGGATATATGGGTGGATCAGGAGGAGACAGCTTTTCCTCAGAAGGTGGTGGTGTTGCAGGGTCTGCAATACGGGGTGCTGGGTCTCCCTACGGCAAGGACACTGGGTctgctggggccagggctggcatgggtggtggtgggaggctGGGAGGTGATGAAAGGGGGTTACATTCAGTCCGTGGTAAAGAAGATGCTGTTGGACGAGGTGGTGAATATAGGCACGGTTCACATCCTGGCAAATCTTCTATGGGAGGTGAACCTGGAAAGGGCACTGCCAGTGATTTCAGAGGATCAGGGAACAAAGGTTCATCTGATGACAGAGGTTCGCATTCAGGTCAAGTTGATGCCAAGGGTCAGGACAGAGATTTAGGCCAGGTAGACTCCCTTTATGGCAAAAATTCTGCCTTTGGAGGGACAGGGAGTAAATCCCGTAACAGATCTGCTGATGGGAGGAATTCAGGTGGTTTTGGTCAAGGTTCAGTGGATTATGGCCAGATGTCAGATCTTTATGGTGGACCTCCTTCAGTAAATCTGAGAGAACAGGAACCCAGCCTTGATATTAAAGCCAATGATTTCTTGAGTACGGAAAGTATGGAAAAAAGAAGACGTTACTGTCTAGATGATCTGAAAG CACCACGCTGTTTTATCAACAAACAGTTATTTGATGTCAGAGTCCTGAAAGGGGAACCAGCCGAGCTGTCTTGCACTGTCAGTAAAGATGAAGTGACAGGAACCTGGTTTAAAGATGGATTAAAG TTAAAAAACATGGATGGaatcttttttgaaaagaaaggtcTAGTCCACAAACTAATTATTAATAAAGTGGAAGATATTCATGCCGGGAAATACAGGTTTGAAGGTGGGGATATAAAAACTGAAGCTTCAGTTTTTGTTGAAG ATCCTCCACAGGTTGACAAAGTTCTCCTCAAAAACTTAACAAGCGTTCCTACTGTGGCCAAGGCAGGGCAGCAAGTAAAGATCAAGATCCCTTTTGAAGGTCGGCTACCAGTCAGAACAACATGGCTGAAGGACAGAATGGAGCTAGCAGATGACACCAGGATTCGTGTTGATAAAACAGAGACCTTTACCATGCTGTCCATCTCCAGCAGTGAGAGAAAGGACTGTGGGGATTACAAAGTCAGGCTGAAGAATGACAGCGGAGTCCTGGAGATTAACTTAAAGCTTGTGGTAATAG ACAAGCCACAGCCACCTGCAGGACCCATCAAAGTTGTAGAAAGCTCTGCAAATGACATCACCATTCAGTGGAAGCCCCCAAAGGATGATGGAGGCAAACCAGTACAAAGCTACATTGTTGAGAGTCAGCAGGTAGGCAAGAACGACTGGGTGACGTTGGGAGAAGTGCCCAGGAGCTGTACTACGTTCACCACGAACAAAGTGGAACAAGACATGAGCTACTACTTCAGGGTGAGAGCTGTAAATGCCGAGGGAACTAGTGATGCACTGGAATCAGATGAAGTGAAGGCTGTCAGTAAAG CTTCACCTGGTGCCCCAGATCCCCCTGAGATTGTCAGTGCCAGCAAAGACACCATCACAATATCCTGGAAAGCACCTCGTAAAACTGGCAGTTCCCAAATCGTGGGATATATAATTCAAAAGCGTAAGAAGGGTACCGTGACCTGGCTGCCAGTCAACAACGTGCCTATAGCAG acaagaagctgaaaatgacCAGTCTCAAGAAAGGTCTGCAGTATGAATTTCGTGTGGCAGCTGTCAATGCTGCTGGCATAGGAGATGCCAGTGAACCGTCACAGCCTGTCTTTGCGCGGGATTCCACGA AACCTCCAGGTCCAGTGCAAGACCTTAAagtgagcagcagcaacagcactaGTGTCACCTTGACATGGAAGAGACCTGAAGCAAAGGATGGGATGGATGTGAAAGGCTATGAGGTGGAGATGCGGTCTTCTAACAACCTCAGCTGGACCAAATGCAATACTCTCCCCATAGAGGTGGCCACTTACACAGTTAAAGGCCTCCAAGCCAAGGAGATTTACTTTCTGCGTGTGAGAGCCATCAATGACAGTGGCTCAGGAGAAGCCACAGAGGTTGAAGCTTGCATTGAAGCTGCTCCCGCTGTAG tttctcccAGGATACTAATAGATGACAAGGTGAAAAGCTCCCTGGTTATAAAAGCAGGAAATACCATCCGAGTGGATATTCCCTTTGAA GCATCACCAGATCCAGTGGTGACCTGGTTAAAGGATGGGCTTCCTCTTCCAAACCGGGCTACAATAAACACCAAGGATGGTACCACCCAGCTGCTGATTGGAGCAGCTGAGTTCACTGACAGTGGCATCTACACTGTTGAGCTCCAGAATGGCTTAGGGAAAAGAGAAACGTTCAGCTTCCAAGTTCGAGTTACAG ATACCCCACAGTCTCCTGGGCCTATTCAATTGCAAGAGAATGTGCCAAATACAGTGACAGTAACCTGGGAGCCATCACCATCCGAGAAATGGGAAAGTGATCTCTACTACACAGTCCTGAAACGTGAATCACAGAAGGGCTTGTGGCATGTGGTGGGTGACCTGATCTACACTAACAAGTTCACATTCACCAAACTGATCCCAGGCCGGGACTACTACTTTAGGGTTGTGGCAAAAAATAACTTGGGAGCCAGTGGTCCGTCTGAAACTCTGAAGCCTTGGAGAATTCAAAAACCAAAGG cTGAATGTCATGTCAAACCACAGAAATACAGGGGAGTTAATCAAAACCAGCCCCCGAGATTCCTCGTCCCATTGAAGCCTCATGTGGTGACTACTGGGAGCGAGTGCCGTATGAGCTGTGCGGTTGGAGGCCATCCGTCTCCAAAGATCACGTGGTACAAGGACAGCAGAGACCTCTCCAATGATCCTGCCTATTTTTGCACAAATGACTTTGGTGTCTGCTCCCTGGTCATCCTCGGTGTCACCAAATGTGATGAAGGACAATATATGGTAGAAGCCACCAATGAATCGGGCCATGCATTCAGCAAAGCCTTCCTCACTATTAAAG actcCACCCTGTAG